One genomic window of bacterium includes the following:
- a CDS encoding methyltransferase domain-containing protein, translating into MTRRAEWWHDVFNRREFFDLYQKADLDRAATQVDQALRLLDLRPPARVLDVCSGYGRHSVEMARRGFAVAGVDISEVQVAQAYRHAASAGVSPAFVVGDARALPLGGGFDAAINMFLSFGYFTTDAESQVMLDGVARVLRRGGRLLIDFWNREHEIRNFQPVVLDRRHDEILEIEDWAFDPLAGRLSWVNTVIYPDGRREAWTQSIRAFTVAEVRAMLGAAGFTLVALYGGLAGEPYTMDSEAAIFVAERI; encoded by the coding sequence GTGACCCGCCGCGCCGAATGGTGGCATGACGTATTCAACCGGCGGGAGTTCTTCGATCTGTACCAGAAGGCCGACCTGGACCGCGCCGCAACACAGGTGGATCAGGCGCTTCGCCTGCTGGATCTCCGGCCGCCCGCGCGCGTGCTGGACGTCTGCAGCGGCTACGGCCGCCACAGCGTGGAGATGGCCCGCAGGGGCTTCGCGGTCGCCGGCGTGGACATCTCCGAAGTCCAGGTAGCGCAGGCGTACCGCCACGCCGCCTCGGCCGGCGTCAGCCCCGCGTTCGTGGTGGGCGATGCGCGCGCGCTGCCGCTTGGGGGCGGCTTCGATGCCGCGATCAACATGTTCCTATCTTTCGGCTACTTCACGACCGATGCCGAGAGCCAGGTGATGCTGGATGGGGTGGCACGGGTACTGCGCCGCGGCGGCCGCCTGCTGATTGACTTCTGGAACCGCGAGCACGAGATCCGCAACTTCCAGCCGGTCGTGCTGGATCGGCGCCACGACGAGATCCTGGAGATCGAGGACTGGGCCTTTGACCCGCTGGCAGGCCGGTTGAGCTGGGTCAACACCGTGATCTATCCAGACGGCCGCAGGGAGGCGTGGACGCAGTCCATCCGGGCTTTCACAGTTGCGGAGGTAAGGGCGATGCTCGGCGCGGCCGGATTTACGCTGGTAGCCCTCTACGGCGGCCTGGCGGGTGAACCGTACACCATGGACTCCGAGGCGGCGATCTTCGTGGCGGAGAGGATCTAG
- a CDS encoding DUF2007 domain-containing protein translates to MPMWPAPGDVVVVHGAATEFEAIAIRDLLEAAGVHTMIRSRVVPGYGVPTMAGDQAGIVAEILVPPEHEGEARALIADYLAALEQDAPP, encoded by the coding sequence ATGCCCATGTGGCCTGCGCCCGGAGACGTGGTGGTGGTGCACGGTGCCGCGACCGAGTTCGAGGCCATCGCGATCCGCGATCTGCTTGAGGCCGCCGGCGTGCACACGATGATCCGATCGCGCGTTGTGCCCGGCTACGGGGTGCCGACGATGGCCGGGGACCAGGCCGGCATAGTGGCAGAGATCCTGGTGCCCCCTGAGCACGAGGGCGAAGCCCGCGCGCTGATTGCCGATTATCTGGCCGCGCTCGAGCAGGACGCTCCGCCGTGA
- the rsmI gene encoding 16S rRNA (cytidine(1402)-2'-O)-methyltransferase yields MSASGTLYLVATPIGNLEDITGRAVRMLREVSVVACEDTRHTRGLLAHLGIRTPTLSLHEHNERARIPQILGLLREGRSVAVVSDAGTPAISDPGSHLVAAAVADGFKIVPIPGASAVTAVVSLADFPADRFAFIGFLPARTGQRRRVLASLARLPMALVLFEGPHRVRDTLADIESVLGPRRVVLAREITKVHEEVLRGTAAEVRAALSTPPRGEITLLVEGAVAGAVAGAGEAGSSPSARVGEERASPEEFAARLVAQGLSRRDAARALAEAYGLPSRDAYRIASGVV; encoded by the coding sequence ATGAGCGCATCCGGCACGCTCTACCTGGTGGCGACGCCGATCGGCAACCTTGAGGATATTACGGGCCGCGCGGTGCGCATGCTGCGCGAGGTCAGCGTGGTCGCGTGCGAGGACACGCGTCACACGCGAGGGCTGCTGGCCCACCTGGGGATCCGGACGCCGACGCTGAGCCTCCACGAGCACAACGAGCGGGCCCGCATCCCGCAGATTCTGGGTCTGCTGCGGGAGGGGAGGAGCGTGGCCGTCGTCTCCGATGCCGGCACGCCCGCGATCTCCGACCCGGGTTCCCATCTGGTGGCCGCCGCCGTGGCGGACGGGTTCAAGATCGTGCCAATCCCCGGAGCAAGCGCCGTGACCGCGGTGGTGTCCCTGGCCGACTTCCCAGCCGATCGGTTCGCCTTCATCGGTTTTCTCCCGGCTAGGACCGGCCAGCGGCGGCGCGTACTTGCCTCGCTGGCCCGGCTGCCCATGGCCTTGGTGCTGTTCGAGGGCCCACACCGCGTGCGCGACACGCTGGCCGACATCGAGTCGGTCCTGGGCCCGCGCCGGGTGGTGCTGGCGCGCGAGATCACCAAGGTGCACGAGGAAGTCCTGCGCGGCACTGCTGCCGAGGTGCGCGCGGCATTGAGCACGCCGCCCAGGGGTGAGATTACGCTGTTGGTCGAGGGCGCGGTTGCGGGGGCGGTTGCGGGCGCGGGCGAGGCCGGATCTTCGCCGTCCGCCCGGGTGGGCGAGGAGCGCGCATCCCCCGAGGAGTTCGCCGCGCGCCTGGTGGCGCAGGGACTCTCTCGACGCGATGCGGCCAGGGCGCTTGCCGAGGCGTACGGCCTGCCGTCGCGCGACGCCTATAGGATCGCCAGCGGGGTGGTGTGA